In the genome of Pelobacter seleniigenes DSM 18267, one region contains:
- a CDS encoding NAD(P)-dependent alcohol dehydrogenase, with protein MKTVGYAAHSADAELVPYHFERRDLRPNDVAIEILYCGVCHSDLHTVNGDWGPQPYPVIPGHEIVGVVRSVGAEVKNYQKGDLVAVGCMVDSCQDCDQCHNGEEQYCRNGMTPTYGAPDRIDRKITQGGYSKHIVVREEFVLRIPDNLDISKAAPILCAGITTFSPLRTWKVGKGSRVGVIGLGGLGHMAVKLAVAMGAEVTVISRSTHKEKEAKASGAKGILASTDKSAMKAAGSSFDLIIDTVPVKHDFSLYTPLLDVDGSLVIVGQVGPMEESMTMPLIFGRRRVAGSLIGGIAETQEVLDFCAEHQIYPECEMISIQQINDAFSHLAKGDLAHRYVIDMASLAAE; from the coding sequence ATGAAAACAGTCGGTTATGCGGCACATTCTGCCGATGCGGAACTCGTTCCTTATCATTTTGAACGGCGGGACCTGCGGCCCAATGATGTTGCCATCGAAATCTTATACTGTGGGGTTTGTCACTCTGATCTACATACCGTCAACGGCGATTGGGGCCCCCAGCCTTACCCAGTGATCCCGGGGCATGAAATCGTCGGTGTCGTACGTTCGGTCGGGGCGGAGGTGAAAAACTATCAAAAGGGGGATCTGGTTGCCGTCGGCTGTATGGTCGATAGTTGCCAGGACTGCGATCAGTGTCATAACGGTGAAGAACAGTATTGCCGTAACGGGATGACCCCGACCTATGGTGCGCCGGACCGGATCGATCGGAAGATCACCCAGGGGGGCTACTCCAAGCATATCGTGGTGCGTGAAGAGTTTGTGCTGCGCATCCCGGACAATCTGGATATCTCCAAAGCCGCGCCTATTTTATGCGCCGGGATTACCACCTTTTCGCCGTTGCGTACCTGGAAGGTCGGTAAAGGGAGCCGCGTCGGGGTCATCGGCCTTGGCGGCCTTGGGCATATGGCGGTGAAGCTGGCCGTGGCCATGGGGGCGGAAGTGACTGTGATCAGCCGTTCCACGCATAAGGAGAAAGAGGCCAAGGCCAGTGGTGCCAAAGGCATTCTGGCTTCCACGGACAAGAGTGCCATGAAGGCGGCGGGCAGTTCCTTTGACCTGATCATCGATACCGTACCGGTCAAGCATGACTTCAGCCTTTACACTCCGCTGCTGGATGTTGACGGTTCGCTGGTCATTGTCGGCCAGGTTGGCCCCATGGAAGAGTCCATGACCATGCCGCTGATCTTTGGCCGCCGGCGCGTGGCCGGGTCGTTGATCGGCGGGATCGCGGAAACCCAGGAGGTACTGGATTTCTGTGCCGAGCACCAGATCTATCCGGAATGTGAAATGATCTCGATTCAGCAGATCAACGATGCTTTTTCGCATCTGGCCAAAGGGGATCTGGCCCATCGTTACGTGATTGATATGGCTTCCCTTGCCGCGGAATAG
- a CDS encoding GFA family protein, with the protein MHSAQHSFGSAYASLDDPAFIPKYRAACFCGAVRYEVSADPVDAKICHCKACQALHGAPMQWAAIFHKHQVRFTAGLEQLRFYHSEQGLNERILPCKVSCKHCGTPLADEGRRMWLAFPSLFDFGPAGEVPEPFRPTCHIFYAQRALDIIDPLPKWAGHKGHSARL; encoded by the coding sequence ATGCATTCCGCCCAGCACAGCTTCGGATCCGCCTACGCATCCCTGGATGATCCGGCCTTTATCCCCAAGTACCGGGCCGCCTGTTTTTGCGGCGCGGTTCGTTACGAAGTGAGCGCTGACCCGGTGGATGCGAAAATCTGTCATTGCAAAGCCTGTCAGGCCCTGCATGGCGCGCCCATGCAATGGGCGGCCATCTTTCACAAACACCAGGTCAGGTTCACTGCCGGTCTGGAGCAACTGCGTTTTTATCATAGCGAGCAGGGCCTCAATGAACGCATCCTCCCCTGCAAGGTCAGCTGCAAACACTGTGGAACCCCGCTTGCCGACGAAGGCCGCAGGATGTGGCTCGCCTTCCCCAGCCTGTTCGACTTTGGCCCAGCTGGCGAAGTGCCGGAGCCATTCCGGCCAACCTGCCATATCTTTTATGCCCAGCGGGCGCTGGACATTATTGACCCGCTGCCCAAATGGGCCGGGCATAAGGGCCATTCTGCCCGGCTGTGA
- a CDS encoding FkbM family methyltransferase, translated as MMNEQQLVFDHVSPWGIHALTRKISKRLNRCQRVSTWKGFGRIAFWLRHPLKHDLSGPVDTEIWGLKMRLMPRGNLSESRMLFLPGLFDRKERHYLQQKLQPGAVFLDIGANAGAYSFWVYSCLKTDCSIYAIEPDPELQKRIKFNVATNGATSITPISHALSNQNGEMHLAMAQGNRGQNVLQTSGNTAASIPVHVTTLLSLVQDYKISRIDGLKIDIEGHEYRVMQHFFQAADKVLWPGSIICETCTKEQSEGMGELLSRVGYRRVGSGKMNDIFERE; from the coding sequence ATGATGAACGAGCAACAGCTGGTTTTTGATCACGTCAGCCCCTGGGGAATTCATGCCTTAACCCGCAAAATTTCAAAACGACTCAACCGATGTCAAAGGGTCTCTACCTGGAAGGGCTTTGGCAGAATTGCGTTCTGGTTGCGTCATCCGTTGAAACACGACCTGTCCGGACCGGTTGACACGGAAATCTGGGGGCTGAAAATGCGCTTGATGCCGCGCGGCAATTTGTCGGAATCGCGCATGCTTTTCCTCCCTGGCCTGTTTGACCGGAAAGAACGCCACTACCTGCAGCAAAAACTACAACCCGGAGCGGTCTTCCTGGATATCGGCGCCAATGCCGGAGCCTATAGTTTCTGGGTTTACAGCTGCCTGAAGACGGACTGCTCAATCTACGCCATCGAACCCGACCCGGAATTACAGAAACGGATCAAATTTAATGTGGCCACCAATGGCGCAACATCGATTACCCCGATTAGTCATGCCTTGAGTAATCAAAACGGGGAAATGCATCTTGCGATGGCACAGGGGAATCGAGGTCAAAACGTTCTGCAGACATCCGGCAATACCGCCGCCAGCATCCCTGTTCATGTCACCACCTTGCTTTCCCTGGTCCAGGATTATAAAATTTCCAGAATTGATGGTTTAAAAATTGATATTGAAGGGCATGAATACCGTGTCATGCAGCATTTCTTCCAGGCTGCGGATAAGGTCCTGTGGCCAGGATCGATTATTTGTGAGACCTGCACCAAAGAACAGTCCGAAGGGATGGGAGAGTTACTCTCCCGGGTGGGCTATAGAAGAGTCGGCTCGGGCAAAATGAATGACATTTTTGAGCGAGAATGA
- a CDS encoding phosphatase PAP2 family protein codes for MTFRRSVIWFTFLVTLLAVRIPSGFAGQSGFETAGDIAEIALPASAFATTLLLDDTEGRNQFLKSFFLNAGTTIALKYAINKPRPEGHGDHSFPSGHTSSAFQAATFIHKRYGLTYGAPAYLVASYVGWSRIEGETDKHDLSDVLAGAGLGIACSWWLTTPYEDINITPVYSANFFGLWMSFPW; via the coding sequence ATGACGTTCAGGAGATCGGTTATCTGGTTTACCTTTTTAGTCACGCTCCTGGCGGTGCGGATACCGAGCGGTTTTGCCGGCCAAAGCGGTTTTGAAACAGCGGGGGATATTGCGGAAATTGCCCTGCCCGCCAGTGCATTTGCAACCACCCTGCTGCTTGATGACACGGAAGGGCGCAATCAATTTTTAAAGTCGTTTTTCCTCAACGCAGGCACAACGATTGCCTTGAAATATGCGATCAACAAACCCCGCCCGGAAGGGCACGGCGATCATTCTTTCCCTTCAGGGCATACGTCTTCCGCGTTTCAGGCCGCGACATTTATCCATAAAAGATACGGTTTGACCTATGGCGCCCCGGCCTACCTCGTGGCGTCTTATGTCGGTTGGAGTCGGATTGAGGGAGAAACCGACAAGCATGACCTCAGCGATGTTCTGGCCGGTGCGGGCCTGGGGATTGCCTGCAGCTGGTGGCTGACCACCCCCTATGAAGATATCAACATCACCCCGGTTTACAGTGCCAACTTTTTCGGACTCTGGATGTCCTTTCCCTGGTAA
- a CDS encoding DedA family protein: MFHDLIVWIVATVSHWGYPGIVVLMFLESSFFPFPSEVVIPPAGYLAAQGEMSLPLVIGMGILGSLLGACFNYWLACTWGRPFFERYGRYLLISPQTLERADRFFARHGHISTFIGRLLPGIRQYISLPAGLARMNLLLFAIFTACGAGIWVVILALGGYLIGNNQQLISQYMHQALFALAALCGVILVFYLWRLKKRVKPAVETACAEETEKF, from the coding sequence ATGTTTCACGATCTGATTGTCTGGATTGTCGCAACGGTCAGTCACTGGGGTTATCCGGGGATCGTTGTGCTGATGTTTCTCGAATCATCGTTCTTCCCCTTCCCCAGCGAAGTGGTCATCCCACCGGCAGGGTATCTGGCCGCCCAGGGAGAAATGTCCCTGCCTCTGGTCATCGGCATGGGAATTCTGGGTAGCCTGCTTGGCGCCTGCTTCAATTACTGGCTCGCCTGCACCTGGGGGCGGCCCTTTTTTGAACGCTACGGCCGCTACCTGCTGATCAGTCCGCAGACCCTGGAACGAGCGGATCGTTTCTTTGCCCGGCATGGACATATTTCGACCTTTATCGGCCGGCTGCTGCCCGGCATCCGGCAATATATCAGCCTGCCCGCCGGACTGGCACGGATGAACCTGCTGCTGTTCGCCATTTTCACAGCCTGCGGCGCCGGCATCTGGGTGGTCATTCTAGCCCTGGGTGGCTATCTGATCGGCAACAACCAGCAACTCATCAGCCAATACATGCATCAGGCCCTGTTCGCGCTGGCCGCGCTCTGTGGGGTGATCCTTGTTTTTTACTTGTGGCGGCTTAAAAAAAGAGTCAAACCAGCAGTGGAAACTGCTTGCGCTGAAGAGACTGAGAAATTTTAA
- a CDS encoding sensor histidine kinase → MISVRRKLLLWLLLGQVLAIVVTGAISFFYVRNQVENLFDDRLRQLAYSIPLSASILPTAPPRSSNAFDDEDGDDFIIQIWDTQGTLLSQLNRDEGRPQQAKIGFSTQFSDDKLWRTFVLQRDQYQVQISQPFADRLEMSLRISLGATAPILVLIILLGGLVWLTVRRSLAPLTALADSVRQRNPYSLTPIALDNLPLEVVPLVEALNHLLISLQHTLEGQRKFTADAAHELRTPLTAVHLQVQLLKKCQDQKQRKELINQLNEGVIRSGHLVQQLLALARMEPDRWERPFAKIDLLRLLRTVVADLTPASLARDIDLGIKDSTPLQVNGDAESLRVLFNNLVDNAIRYSFPHGRVDISLAQTRQMGQVVVQDQGPGIPPKDRQLVFNRFYRRADTGTSGSGLGLAIVQEIVKNHQGTIVLADRDSGSGLKVIVALPLSPLD, encoded by the coding sequence GTGATCTCGGTTCGCCGGAAATTGCTGCTCTGGCTGTTGCTTGGCCAGGTTCTGGCGATTGTTGTCACTGGTGCCATCTCCTTTTTCTATGTTCGCAATCAGGTCGAGAACCTGTTTGACGACCGTCTGCGGCAACTGGCATACAGCATTCCGCTCTCCGCCAGTATTCTACCGACCGCGCCGCCACGCAGCAGCAACGCCTTTGATGATGAAGACGGAGACGATTTCATCATCCAGATCTGGGATACTCAAGGGACGCTATTGAGCCAGCTCAACCGGGACGAAGGCCGTCCGCAACAGGCCAAGATCGGCTTCAGCACCCAGTTTTCCGATGACAAGCTGTGGCGAACCTTTGTCCTGCAGCGTGATCAATACCAGGTCCAAATCAGCCAGCCTTTTGCCGATCGGCTGGAAATGAGTTTGCGCATTTCCCTTGGAGCAACCGCTCCGATCCTGGTGCTGATCATTCTTCTCGGTGGTCTGGTCTGGTTAACGGTGCGCCGCAGCCTGGCCCCGTTAACGGCCCTGGCCGACTCAGTCAGGCAGCGGAATCCCTACTCCCTGACCCCGATTGCACTGGATAACCTGCCCCTGGAAGTCGTCCCGCTGGTGGAAGCCCTCAATCATCTGCTGATCAGCCTGCAGCACACCCTTGAAGGGCAACGGAAGTTCACCGCTGATGCGGCTCACGAACTCAGAACTCCGTTGACCGCGGTTCATCTGCAGGTGCAGCTATTGAAAAAGTGTCAGGATCAAAAACAACGCAAAGAGTTAATCAACCAGTTAAATGAGGGGGTCATCCGCTCCGGCCATCTGGTCCAGCAGTTGTTGGCCCTGGCACGGATGGAACCGGACCGCTGGGAACGGCCTTTTGCCAAAATCGATTTATTGAGGCTGCTCAGGACCGTGGTTGCCGATTTGACGCCTGCCTCCCTGGCCCGGGACATTGATCTGGGGATCAAAGACAGCACACCGCTCCAGGTCAACGGAGATGCCGAAAGCCTGCGGGTCCTGTTCAACAACCTGGTCGATAACGCCATCCGCTATTCATTTCCACACGGGCGGGTGGATATCAGCCTGGCGCAGACCCGGCAAATGGGACAGGTGGTTGTTCAGGATCAGGGTCCTGGAATCCCCCCAAAGGATCGCCAGCTGGTTTTTAACCGGTTCTATCGGCGGGCCGATACCGGCACAAGCGGCAGCGGCCTTGGCCTGGCCATCGTTCAGGAGATTGTCAAAAATCATCAGGGGACCATTGTGTTGGCAGACAGAGACAGCGGCAGCGGTCTCAAAGTGATCGTCGCGCTCCCGCTATCTCCCCTTGATTGA
- a CDS encoding response regulator: MRILLVEDDDMIGSAVMTFLKQEGQAIDWSHDVEEARLGLASESYDVILLDLGLPDGSGLDILTSQRRRGDHTPVVILTARDAVADRIAGLDLGADDYLIKPFDLDELSARMRAVHRRRHGRADTWLKRGQLALNPATHECLWQGSNIALSAKEFTLLQQLLEQPSCVLSRGQLEETLYGWGEEIESNAVEVHIHNLRKKLARDVIRTIRGVGYILGQNL; encoded by the coding sequence ATGAGAATCCTCCTGGTTGAAGATGACGACATGATCGGCAGCGCGGTAATGACCTTTCTCAAACAGGAGGGGCAGGCCATTGACTGGTCCCATGATGTTGAAGAAGCCCGTCTGGGGCTGGCCAGCGAAAGCTATGATGTCATCCTGCTCGACCTGGGTCTGCCGGATGGCTCGGGGCTGGATATTCTCACCAGCCAGCGCCGCCGGGGCGATCACACCCCGGTGGTGATTCTGACCGCCCGCGACGCGGTCGCCGACCGCATCGCGGGTCTTGACCTGGGCGCGGATGACTACCTGATCAAGCCCTTCGATCTGGATGAGTTGAGCGCCCGCATGCGTGCGGTGCACAGAAGACGCCACGGCCGTGCCGATACCTGGCTGAAACGGGGGCAACTGGCTTTGAACCCGGCGACCCACGAGTGTCTTTGGCAAGGGAGTAATATCGCACTTTCCGCCAAGGAATTCACTCTTCTCCAGCAGCTGCTGGAACAGCCCAGCTGTGTTCTTTCCCGCGGCCAGCTGGAAGAAACCCTGTACGGTTGGGGCGAAGAAATCGAAAGCAATGCGGTCGAAGTCCATATCCACAATTTGCGCAAAAAACTCGCCCGCGATGTCATCAGGACGATTCGCGGCGTAGGCTATATTCTGGGGCAAAACCTGTGA
- a CDS encoding PepSY domain-containing protein: MNKKLLSGIILSLLLLTITSFSALAGTQQDKSEEQLLATSKVNLPQAINLALQEVSGTAVSAELDDELKSPAYVVEVFAGDGQHKITVDRMTGQILKNKLKSADDDGDEEERD, from the coding sequence ATGAACAAGAAACTGTTATCCGGAATCATCCTCTCCCTGTTGCTGCTCACCATAACCTCGTTCTCAGCACTGGCCGGCACCCAGCAGGACAAGTCCGAAGAGCAACTGCTGGCAACATCCAAAGTCAACCTGCCGCAGGCCATCAATCTTGCCTTACAGGAAGTCTCCGGCACTGCTGTGAGTGCAGAACTTGATGATGAGCTGAAGTCACCCGCCTACGTCGTGGAAGTTTTCGCCGGGGACGGTCAGCATAAAATCACGGTCGACCGGATGACCGGACAGATTCTCAAAAACAAGCTCAAATCTGCAGATGACGATGGCGACGAGGAAGAAAGGGACTAA
- a CDS encoding undecaprenyl-diphosphate phosphatase — MTKKIVLLILTSFLILPCVFSVAVEQQAAEPLVVAGKSIMTTGQAVVLGIVEGLTEYLPVSSTGHLLLAEQLMGIGLEPGQSVEQQESIKEAVDAYTICIQAGAILAVLWLYFGRVKQALRGLTGNDPAGRRLLINIIAGFIPAAVLGLAFNKLIKSYLFGPWPVVTAWFLGGVAILLVSWYKKSRQQEGTPGRLLDVMHWKMALIIGFAQCIAMWPGVSRSLVTIVGGVLVGLSLEAAVEYSFLLGVVTLGAATAYDTLKHGQLMLQTFDHFSLFIGIVVAFIAAAISVKWMVSYLSRHGLEIFGYYRVLLALGTLAFLLTT; from the coding sequence ATGACCAAAAAAATAGTACTGCTGATTTTAACAAGTTTTTTAATACTGCCATGTGTCTTTAGCGTCGCCGTCGAGCAACAGGCTGCTGAGCCTCTGGTGGTCGCCGGCAAGAGCATCATGACCACTGGGCAGGCCGTTGTGTTGGGAATTGTTGAAGGGCTGACGGAATACCTGCCGGTCAGCTCTACGGGGCATCTGCTGCTGGCAGAACAACTCATGGGCATCGGTCTTGAGCCTGGCCAGTCTGTGGAGCAGCAGGAGAGTATCAAAGAAGCCGTCGATGCCTATACTATCTGTATCCAGGCGGGAGCGATCCTTGCAGTTCTGTGGTTATATTTCGGCCGAGTCAAGCAGGCCTTGCGCGGCCTGACCGGGAATGATCCCGCCGGTCGGCGGCTGTTGATCAACATCATCGCCGGATTTATTCCTGCCGCTGTTCTGGGTCTGGCGTTCAATAAACTGATCAAGTCTTATCTGTTTGGACCCTGGCCGGTGGTCACGGCCTGGTTCCTGGGTGGCGTGGCCATTTTGCTGGTGAGCTGGTACAAAAAGTCGCGCCAGCAAGAAGGAACCCCCGGCAGGTTGCTGGATGTCATGCACTGGAAGATGGCGCTGATCATCGGCTTTGCGCAATGTATTGCCATGTGGCCGGGGGTCAGCCGTAGTTTGGTCACAATTGTTGGTGGTGTGCTGGTTGGCTTGTCCCTTGAGGCCGCGGTTGAATACAGTTTTTTGCTGGGAGTGGTGACCCTTGGCGCTGCTACGGCTTATGATACCCTCAAACATGGCCAGTTGATGCTGCAGACCTTCGATCATTTTTCCTTGTTTATCGGGATTGTCGTTGCGTTTATTGCTGCCGCTATCTCGGTCAAATGGATGGTCAGCTACCTGTCGCGACATGGGCTGGAGATTTTTGGTTATTACCGTGTCTTGCTGGCCCTGGGAACCCTGGCCTTTCTGCTGACCACCTGA